A DNA window from Desulfomonilaceae bacterium contains the following coding sequences:
- a CDS encoding HlyD family secretion protein codes for MPEGLKNNNKLKIYIIVAVLTLLIAVGGGYYYMTIGQVSTDDAFVDGHIFSVTPRVAGYVISVDVDDNQEVLEGSPLLSLDPTEYEVALAEAKANLAESESTLTSLELGVPLELSQTEQKVRGAESELNTLNKNLETKNKDEEAAAQDLLRAAAEHDKALIDYKRMNELIKSQAISQSTLDDVETRVQTTLAQVNAAQARLGAVKKQKAALISDKDRLGANIRLANTGEDQAKIRARQVEAQQARVELARARVRQADLNLGYTSIKSPTHGFVTRKKVEPGQMVSRGQPLMAIVPLNPSLIWVTANFKETQLHGVKPGQQASIEVDTYPGIKFKGTVDSIMSGTGAAFSLFPPENATGNYVKIVQRIPVKIVFDTKTPNPFPALRIGMSVIPTIYTH; via the coding sequence TTGCCAGAAGGACTGAAAAACAACAACAAACTTAAGATCTATATAATTGTGGCGGTACTAACCCTACTGATCGCAGTTGGGGGTGGATATTATTATATGACCATTGGCCAGGTATCCACCGATGACGCTTTTGTCGATGGCCACATTTTTTCCGTAACTCCCAGAGTGGCCGGCTACGTCATCTCGGTTGATGTGGATGACAATCAGGAAGTTCTCGAGGGCTCTCCATTGCTGTCTCTGGACCCCACTGAATACGAAGTAGCTCTCGCGGAAGCCAAAGCTAACTTGGCGGAATCCGAATCGACATTGACATCCCTGGAACTCGGGGTTCCCTTGGAACTTAGTCAGACCGAGCAAAAGGTACGGGGGGCCGAGTCGGAACTAAACACCCTCAACAAGAATCTTGAAACAAAAAACAAGGATGAAGAGGCTGCAGCGCAAGACTTACTACGCGCAGCGGCCGAACATGATAAAGCCCTAATTGATTACAAGCGAATGAATGAATTAATTAAAAGCCAGGCGATATCTCAGTCTACACTTGATGATGTAGAAACCCGTGTTCAAACTACCTTGGCGCAGGTAAACGCGGCTCAAGCCCGCCTTGGCGCAGTAAAAAAACAGAAAGCGGCTTTGATTTCAGATAAGGATCGTCTGGGAGCCAATATCCGTTTGGCGAATACCGGTGAGGACCAGGCTAAGATTAGGGCCAGACAGGTAGAAGCCCAACAGGCTCGGGTTGAACTGGCCCGAGCAAGGGTTCGACAGGCTGATCTGAACCTTGGCTACACAAGCATTAAATCTCCAACACATGGATTCGTCACACGAAAGAAGGTAGAACCGGGCCAGATGGTGTCTAGAGGTCAGCCTCTGATGGCAATCGTTCCTTTGAACCCTAGTTTGATTTGGGTTACGGCAAATTTCAAAGAGACTCAATTGCACGGTGTCAAACCGGGCCAGCAAGCAAGTATTGAGGTTGACACTTACCCGGGAATCAAATTCAAAGGGACCGTTGATTCAATAATGTCCGGCACTGGCGCAGCCTTTTCTCTCTTCCCTCCGGAGAACGCCACAGGCAACTATGTGAAAATAGTTCAACGTATACCGGTAAAAATAGTTTTCGATACAAAAACACCCAATCCCTTTCCGGCTCTAAGAATCGGAATGAGCGTAATCCCAACAATTTACACACACTGA